The Hordeum vulgare subsp. vulgare chromosome 4H, MorexV3_pseudomolecules_assembly, whole genome shotgun sequence genomic interval AACCGCTTTCTGCCCAGAGACCAAATTGAGCAATGCAAGCTTTGTAAGGAAGTGAGGAAGACGTTGTATCAAACACAACACATGCATACTCTACTTGCGTCATAGGGTGGTTTATAGCATTGAAATGCTATAGAAAAGTATTCACTACTTTCATATCAAGAGTGCCACAAATAACATAATCTGTTGTCAGATCAACGAACCAATTTATTCATAGACCCCACACTGTATCATTGGTACGTTTGTATTATCACATCTTCTGCAACATTGAGAAAGCAGGGCAACAAATGAACAACAGAGCCGAAACATAAAAAGCAGACGAGaaaaaagggaagaagaataTCACATCTTGTAGAACACACAATGTACGTTACCTGCACACTGCCTTTCATCCTTGGTCCATCTGCATGTTGCAGTAATGTGTCGCCACTAAAAGTAAAGCAAACTGAGGGGGGCGAGCAGGGGCTAACCCTTCCCCCCATCCCAAACAATCGCCCCCCCCCTCAAAGAAATATAGCAGGGGCTACTACTATACGTGTATACATTAGCGCTAATGGCCGTACATAACTTCCTGATTACGTTAATTAAGCCCAGATTGTCACGACCCAAGTACAGAGATGAGATGGACAAACTGGTCAGTACCAATCCTTCATACAAGTTGGAGATACAATGAAGATTGGGGATGAGAAATCAGCAAGGAGAGGATACAGTAGCAGGAGGGGTGAGGAACGGGAGCAAGGAGATGAGAAGTTCAGATCGTTTTAATTCTTCGCTGCCCTCCTCAGTCTAACTTCTCCTCCTTTATAAGCCCTCTGCCTGTTTGTGTAGCTGGTCATAGCCCACGGCCCATGGTCCATTCCATCGGGAAGGCCCTGGATAAGAAGAGGGTCATGGCCCTTGGGTATGACACAGATGCACGTACTTGTGCACGCACCAAAGCCCACAAAGCAACAAAAATAGCCCATCTACCTCATGCCCACGTGTAGACAATAGGTCATGGATGCGGTCGGTCGTTCTGCCCTCGCCCCACGATCAGATCTAAGATCTATCGATCTATCTCGCCACCATACCGTTAGGACGTCTGCCGCCGGTCCCAAGTCGTTGACCTTGGACTTGATTGCCGGCTTGTGAAGCAGCAGAGTAGTGGCGAATAGAACGGCTGCCGCTGATCGTCCTTGGTCGCTTGCGTACGTCCAGCCACAACCAGATAATTAGGCAAGGTACGTATACGGTATTACAATATACTCCCTTCTGCCTTTCTTTGGCCATACTTTGTTAGTTGAAAACGAAGACAATTTTTCATGCCAATTCCCTCAATCTCAAATCTGCGCTACTGCCGAAAATTTGGATCGACACATTGGTGAACACTGACAGTAGAGCTATATACATTTTTGTTAAAAAAAAAAAGCCAAACATATGTATTTCTTATCAATTTGAAGTCTTTTCTCAGTTTTTGGTAAACTATGAATTTTAACATTTGAGATGATTTATTGTTGACATAATTCCAAACATATGTCGTACTATACTTGTGATCGTCCTGGCTTCGGCCCTAGAAGGAAACAAACATTGGGAAAATGGGAAACATATAGAAAGGAAGAGAAGTTCATGAAATAGAGGCTGGCATTTATGATGCTGTTCATATGGCTGTGTTGCTGCAGCGGAGGGGACCATGGTGTATGGGTCTCATTCATATTGGAGCCATAGAAACAGAAGAATGTGGAGGAGACAGAGCAGCTGCTGCTGTAGAAACAAAGGAAGAGGAGCCTATCGTGAAGATTCATTAGGAGATTTTGAGTGAATGGGAGAATTCAGTGCACAAACACACGTGACTGCTCATGCATGTGGTTTGGAGCATTAGTTAGTTAGCGAGAAAAGCAACGAGTATGGGTGGATTTTTGCTACAGATGGGTTCTAATCATTTGGGTGGAGACAGAACAGGAAGAAGGGGAAGCTGAGAAGGCAGCATGACATTGGggaaatctgaaaggttcagttGGATGAGGACTAGAATAGAATGGTTGGGAGATACCGAAGAAGACTGCACTGTACCGGTAGATCTAACGGCCATGAATGAATGTAAGAATACATAATGAATGAATCAAAACGAGAAAGGAAAATGTGAAAGGATGCCTTGGAGGGACCTAGGATTAGGTGGTTGCTATTTCACACCATACATTGCTACATTTGTCTTCTTTTGTTGTACTGCCTGATGTAATCTTGCTTACATTGATATTCCCTTCTAACCAAAATGGTGGGCGTATAATCTTTTGCATGTAATCCCATAATGTAGGGCGTACATGTCTTCATCTCTCCTTCCATTACAACCATCCCTAACGATAGCTAATTTTCTGGGAAGGAAAAAAATTGGCCAGTCGGTTATCTATTGCAGTTACCCCACGTCATCTTCCTCTCTCGCATTTATCTCCCGACGAAGGGACCCCACCTCGCCTTCCAATCCCACAACAGAGGAGTTTGTGCGAAGTACTTAATCAAAGGAGATCGCGGAGGCACTTTTGCTCTCCCAGCCAACGACAACTCACTAATTTTCATGCACAAACGTTAGATGCCCAAGATTATGGGAAGGAGGGAGTATATCGCTAGTCGTATATTCTAATGCAACTTTGTTCAGTTCCACTAGTCATGACTGTAAATTATCAAGCTTTAGCCTTACCAAACAAACCAAATGatccaataagtaaatgcatcgaGAAAATTAGTGCAAAGAGATGAATTAGTGGATGTGATTCCCGTTCTTGATTCGAATTTGTTTCTCATTTGTTGATATTGAGTTGCCTTGCAGATCACCTTGGTCCAACATATATGAGCCTCCTTTAGAAGACGGGACAGTTCCCTCAGAAGAGATGAGGAATCTTGAAGTCGAGGCAAATGAGGTTTTCTCTGTCTACCGTGATCAGTAAGATTAATATTTTATTTACTTGCCCTTTTTGTGCAGTAATATACTAAGCACATGCAGCATGACGGAATGTTATCACTTGTAGAAGATTACACTATCTGGTATAGAGGTGTTAATATATAGTAGGTGAACGCACAGCTAACGCATGTAATTCGACCTTTTGTTGGCAATTAGGTACTATGAAGGTGGGATCTCATCTGTGTACATTTGGGAGGATGAAGATGAGAGTTTCATTGCATGCTTCTTAATAAAGAAAGGTCTGTTCGAGTGCTTCATCTCATCTTATTAGTTAACCGCATATAGTCTATTCAATTGTCTTCTGTTTCATTTTGTGGTTCCAGATGGACAAGGGAAAAGAGGTTATATGCAAATAGGTTCGTGGGATGCAATTCATGTTATCCAGGTGGCTCAAGATACACTATCCATGAAGATGTCAATTATTAGGCCCACTTTCTCCTCATTGCTGTTGTCTTTGGTTACCTCATGACTTGACAAGAATGTTAATGTAATTCAATAGGTTGGTCCTGAAGAGGAAGGAGCAGCACATTACTGCTTGAACAGCACTGTTATGCTGTCATTGACAACAGATAACAAGCAATCGGGAACTTTCAACTTGTCCGGGTCAATTAGGCGGCAGGTTAACCTTCCCTCCCTCTTCATATCATGGGAAGGTGCTATGTGAGATATAAGCATGTCCTGCGTCGCCGCTTTCCACAACTGTTGATGTGTGTATTAACAGAACAGattccatcatcaatataaactcTGCACTTGTAGTAGATCAATTGTGTGTCAACAGTACAATCTAGTAGTAAACTAGTATGTCTATTTGCAATTCTAAGTTGTAAATGTCGCCATTGGTTTTGGTTTGGAGGCTTAATTGTGCTCGATGGATGGTTGTTTTAGCTAGCTAGGCAGGTGTGATGCAACTTTTCGTTGATTAGAAATTGCTTGCTAAGCTGTCTGTATGTTGGGTTTTCAGATGAGCATGACCCTTGCTGTGGCAGATGGGCATCTGGTTAACATGGGGAAAATGATAGAAGAGATGGAGGGCAAGCTGAGAAATTCACTGGACCAGGTATCAGCTTCATTgcaacttttttttttttgatctTGTGAGATTTTTTTTATCTCAAATGACGACGCATTGCCTTGACTGCAGGTCTATTTTGGGAAAACTAGGGAAATGGTTTGCACTCTTCGGCCATCACCCGAAGTACTTAGCATGAGAGTACCCGACAGCTGATCAGATACATTCATAGCAATGCCAGTTTAACATGGCGTTTTATCTCCTAGTGTCGTGTCACTTTTTGCATATGTATCTGCAGTAGAGTTTTCTTGTCCTTTGGTGTGTGATGAGGAACTGGGGAATAGTATCATATGGCAATCGTTGCCGACTACTAAATACTGTATATACCTCTACATATTGCCTAAATTTAAGCTATTTTATGTTTCCATCAACAGTAACCAATCTTATACTGTATTATCTGAGATACGTGACACCACAATCTCATGTAGTTACCATACAGTAGCAGGTCTACAATAAACAAAAAGTGCAGAATAACATAATGCAAAGCAGTGCCGTCCGTCAAACACTACAGATAGTCCCAGGCCAGGGCAAAAGCTACCACCACCACCTCTACCCAACTTCAGGGGCACGCCAAAATTGTACCTCGTGTCTAGATATGGatatcatgatcatcattgtaATGATGCCATTGCCTCTAAACTTTTTATGGCTTTGCTTCTTCACCCGCAGCTGATGGAGCATCCCCTACATTGCTCCCCCGCTCTGTCTCGGCATCCACATCAGTTGCATTTACAGCAACATGGAATTAGTTCAGCACACATCACTACCCATAAAATCCATTTTTGATATCCAAGAGTTTTTTTTTGTCAGACATCACAAGTTCTTTATGCTAGGTTGCAATAAATAGACAAAGTCAAAATTTCGTAATAATTCACAAAGAGATGGCCAACCAAACTCTTTTTGTACTGTTCTTGGAACTGATGGTTAAGGTAGTCGCCTTGACTTACATTGAACGACACTGAAAAGAATTTGACACTTCCACATGTATGTGTATGTGAAAGGCAGATTATGACAGCAAAAGTAAAGACATGTCTATGCTACTCTCGCATTGGACCTCCAGAAAAACCGACATTTTCAGCTCAGAAACATCAGCAATGTTACTTAATGGAATACCAGAGAAAATTTTCCATTGTGAAAGGGGAGTCAGGCAGGGAGGCCCTTTCCCCCCCTCTGCTCTTTGTTCTAGCAGCagacttgctccaatccattcttaATGAAGCAATGAGAAACACCATTGTTTCCCCTCCACTCATCAGACAATCATGCCCTGATTTTCCAGCGATACAGTATGTTGATGACACTATTTTGGTACTACCAGCTGACACCTCTCAAGTAAGCCAAGTTAGAAATCTCTTGCATTTCACTGCACAGATTGGACTCAGTGTGAACTATCATAAATCAGTGATTATTCCCATTAATGTAAGCCCTAAAAATTTGGAAGCTATCAAGAACTCTATAGGATGTCAAGTTGGCTCTTTTCCTTTCACTTATTTGGGATTGCCTCTGAGTACGAACAAGCTCAAGATTGATGGCTTTTCTCCCATGATGCAAAGAAATGAGAGAAGAATTGCAGGCTGTTCCATCCTCATATCCTATGATGGAAGACTACAATTAATCAAATCAGTATACAACTCATCACCCACTTACTTCATGTGCAATCTAGCCTTCCCAGTAGGGGTAGTTGATAAGGTCAACAAATATTCGAAGCATTGTTTCTGGAGAAAATATGATACTGATCAAATGGGCCAAGCCATGATATCTTGGGACTTAGTGTGCAAGCCAAAAACCCGAGGAGGACTGGGAGTTCTTGATTTAGCAACTCAGAATAAAGCTCTGCTTCTTAAGAACCTGCACAAATTCTTCAACAAACACAATCTGCCTTGGGTATCTCATTTTGGGAAACTTACTATGGAGGCTCTCCCCCCACTCGCAAATCTGAGGGATCTTTCTGGTGGAAATCTCTTATTAAACTTATCCCTATATATAAAGAATTTTCCAAATGCACACTTGGATCTGGGAAGAAAGTCCTCTTTTGGGAGACACATGGAAAGAGCAACCACTGGCATCACAATACCCAGAGCTTCACTCTTTTGTTACCTCCAATGACACAACTGTTGCTAGTATGGTAAATGCACATGATTTTGGAGGGAAATTTGACAGACCACTGTCCATCCGAGCACATACTCAATTCATTACTCTACATCATGATATCAATCGGATCATTCTATATGATGAAAATTATATTTGGTCATATGCCTGGCACAAGAATCTCTATTCATCCAAGCAGGTATATAAATTTCTCACAGGAAACTCTGAAAGTCACTGCATCTTCAAGTGGTTGTGGCAAAGTGCAAGCAGAATTAGGCACAAGTTCTTCCTTTGGCTTGCACTTGGTGATAGAGTAAGTACAAGGAGTCTTCTCAAGAGAAATAATTTCTCATACCATCCTATAGTTATGTTCTTTGTAACGAAAATTGTGAGGAAAGCATTCTTCATCTATTTTGGGACTGCACCTTTGCACAACATTGTTGATCTGAAATCCGCCCACAAAGAAAAGAGGAATTTCCTTCTATGATGAGGTGGTTATGTTGCATCATATTTTGCCAAAAGGAATCGCTATGGacattataattttgggatgttggaAAATCTGGATGCAAAGGAATGGAGTGCTTTTCAGGAATGAAAGATCAAGTACCATGAGCTAGAAGTTCAAGTTAAAACAGGACCTCATGCTAGTCAGACACAGAACTAAAGCAAAGTTTCTATATCCACTCATCTGGGGAGAGGATAAGCTAAGCAGTTGAATTGTTTCCATGTTTGAAAAAACTGGTATTGGATAGTTGCAGCTGCAAGCTGATTGTAATTCATCTATGTACATCTTTATTTTATTTAATGAAAATATACCATAGAACTATTGTTCTACAGTCCAGGTTTTAAAAAAACTGAGGGTTCACCTAAAAGGCTAAATAATTAAGAGTAGCATCAACCAAAATGTCTTACGAGCATACTCGTTCCGATTCTGAATATTATCGGCATATCACTAATCAAATAGCAAGACAGAAATATGAAGCCTTGAACAGGCACATCCTTCCCAAGCAAATCATGTATTACAAGATAAACATCATAAGCTACATTTGCTAGCAATGTCAACCACAATGTCTTCATCATCATACTCAATCTCACGATCATCATGATCACCACCTCCCATGTCCAGATTCTTCAAACACAAAGAACAATGAGAAGACTTGCTGACATTTACTTTTGAATATATGAGTAAATTAATACAAGATTTAATACGAATAAACAATAAGTAAATTATGACGGCAATAACAGAGGTTGATCTAATTATGCGGGCTAGTATAATAGATGAACATATCGAATCTACGACAGAGACTAGAAATAGGAATTCTAGCACGATCTCTAACAAGGAGGACATAATCACATACGATGCAGTGGGAGCAGAACTGTTGGCGTTGATGTTGTCGcccatgttgttgatgaagaggtTGCCGAggtcggggaagaagtcgtcgtTGAGGAAATCGTCGTTGCCACCAGTCGCGCGAGTGCGCTCCCCAAAAACAAAATGACTGAGTAATTAACACATtcgttaattattaattaatgatgttaggaataagcaacttgtattcccatgaggccataggtcg includes:
- the LOC123448518 gene encoding probable F-actin-capping protein subunit beta, with protein sequence MEPAMDLMRRMPPGSTETALNALLSLLPDHSLDLLSQVDLPLQVCMDKENNKEYILCEYNRDADSYRSPWSNIYEPPLEDGTVPSEEMRNLEVEANEVFSVYRDQYYEGGISSVYIWEDEDESFIACFLIKKDGQGKRGYMQIGSWDAIHVIQVGPEEEGAAHYCLNSTVMLSLTTDNKQSGTFNLSGSIRRQMSMTLAVADGHLVNMGKMIEEMEGKLRNSLDQVYFGKTREMVCTLRPSPEVLSMRVPDS